The proteins below come from a single Dethiosulfovibrio peptidovorans genomic window:
- a CDS encoding DNA-binding response regulator, with translation METITVVLADDHPLTRQGLKAYLTRQTDVELVGEASDGKEAWEMINDHKPRVALLDIRMPHEDGISLARRIKEAGLPVIPVMLTSYDSQQYVLASLRAGAKGFVLKTTSPEALAKAIQTVVSGGLYLDSEVASVVGEVSPLEDLSPREREVLLYAARGLPSKEVAAVLFISERTVQTHLASIYDKLGAHNKTEAMLLALKNGLLTLEELIE, from the coding sequence ATGGAGACGATAACGGTGGTGCTTGCTGATGATCATCCTCTGACTCGCCAGGGGCTTAAGGCGTATCTCACCAGGCAAACTGATGTGGAGCTGGTCGGCGAGGCCTCCGACGGGAAGGAAGCCTGGGAGATGATCAACGATCATAAACCCAGGGTAGCTCTTTTGGACATCCGGATGCCTCACGAGGACGGCATATCTTTGGCTCGTCGTATCAAGGAAGCTGGACTTCCCGTTATACCGGTTATGCTTACGTCCTACGATTCTCAACAATATGTGTTGGCGTCCCTTCGGGCCGGAGCCAAGGGGTTTGTCCTCAAGACGACCTCTCCTGAGGCCCTGGCGAAGGCCATCCAGACCGTGGTCTCAGGTGGGCTCTATCTGGATAGTGAGGTAGCCTCGGTTGTAGGGGAGGTGTCTCCCTTGGAGGACCTCTCTCCCAGAGAGAGAGAAGTCCTGCTCTACGCGGCGAGGGGCCTGCCCAGCAAGGAGGTGGCGGCGGTTCTTTTCATCAGCGAGCGAACCGTCCAGACCCACTTGGCGTCGATCTACGATAAACTTGGGGCCCACAACAAAACGGAGGCCATGCTTCTGGCGCTGAAAAACGGCCTTCTGACGTTGGAAGAGCTCATCGAATGA